The following coding sequences lie in one Methanopyrus sp. SNP6 genomic window:
- a CDS encoding DUF2115 family protein: METYRDLAHLCREVARRADPRVLALLRRDAWRQARFVHPKSYRDGILRSLFLALTSRINQMRRLDLEEYPRGPIEGYGRFLEIVREYAEDPDYDSPSLLLYESLSAAYAIFLRGEPVHPPGTEFPGVGKVRRTDDRYYCPIKERRGDQPGSFCTLCPAEQDPEVVS, encoded by the coding sequence GTGGAAACGTATCGAGATCTCGCCCACTTATGTCGCGAGGTCGCCCGCCGTGCCGATCCCAGGGTCCTAGCTTTGCTCCGAAGAGACGCGTGGCGGCAGGCCCGGTTCGTCCATCCTAAGAGCTACCGTGATGGGATCCTACGTTCCCTATTTCTCGCATTGACCTCGAGGATCAACCAGATGCGGCGACTAGACCTCGAGGAATATCCGAGGGGGCCCATCGAGGGTTACGGTAGATTCTTGGAGATCGTACGCGAGTACGCCGAAGACCCGGACTACGACTCTCCCTCACTCCTCCTGTACGAGTCCCTCTCGGCCGCCTACGCAATCTTCCTACGCGGCGAGCCGGTCCACCCGCCCGGTACGGAGTTCCCAGGAGTAGGGAAAGTCCGTCGGACGGACGACCGTTACTACTGTCCTATCAAGGAGCGACGTGGGGATCAGCCGGGATCGTTCTGCACCCTATGCCCGGCAGAACAGGATCCGGAGGTGGTATCGTGA
- the spcS gene encoding O-phosphoseryl-tRNA(Sec) selenium transferase, with protein sequence MRGLIPDHMLERGRIVLDSYREPVEQLLSERRMPEEGWPDDVIAAFLWELSRMDTDKDPKAARIGEREARVASKLAEESVFGFCHGVGRSGTLVDPQPKAPGASVMYALTNRLVTDFLRKLGFRIEGAFVVPGATGLSIALCLSALGEGEEVIYPYAAHKSPIKAVRLAGFGMRVVDTEIEGDRIVVNPGDVEKALERSESPAAVLSTLTFFPPRSSDPLPEIAELCEEYGVPHVVNSAYGIQHEQYRDLLNRAIKRGRVDVVVSSTDKNLLTPVGGGIVYAPDEETLQKVSRAYPGRASAAPVVHALISMLSLGMKGYRRLMRRQKECKALLDELLEDLEARRDDVRVLDVDNPIASAVAVEGHDPVDLAARLYVRRVTGPRGVRADDPFGTSRLRGYHSNYITINAAIGVREEDVETAVERLERELEGG encoded by the coding sequence ATGCGAGGGCTCATCCCAGACCATATGCTGGAGCGTGGGCGTATCGTGCTCGACTCTTACAGGGAGCCCGTAGAACAACTCCTCAGTGAGCGTAGGATGCCGGAGGAGGGCTGGCCGGACGACGTAATCGCGGCGTTCCTGTGGGAGCTGTCGAGGATGGATACCGATAAAGACCCTAAGGCGGCACGCATCGGGGAGAGGGAAGCCCGGGTAGCCTCAAAGCTCGCTGAGGAGTCCGTGTTCGGGTTCTGCCACGGTGTGGGTAGGAGTGGGACGCTCGTGGATCCACAGCCGAAGGCTCCTGGCGCTTCCGTTATGTACGCGCTGACGAACAGACTGGTCACAGACTTCCTCCGAAAGCTCGGGTTCCGTATTGAAGGCGCATTCGTGGTACCCGGTGCTACGGGGTTGTCGATAGCTCTGTGTCTGTCGGCGTTGGGCGAAGGTGAAGAGGTGATTTACCCGTACGCTGCTCACAAGAGCCCCATTAAAGCCGTGCGACTGGCTGGCTTCGGGATGAGGGTGGTGGACACGGAGATCGAGGGCGACAGGATCGTGGTGAATCCAGGGGACGTGGAGAAAGCATTGGAGCGCTCGGAGTCCCCGGCTGCCGTACTGAGCACGCTGACGTTCTTCCCACCGCGAAGCAGCGATCCGCTACCCGAGATCGCAGAACTCTGCGAGGAGTACGGGGTCCCTCACGTCGTGAATTCCGCTTACGGGATCCAGCACGAGCAGTACCGGGATCTATTGAACCGAGCGATCAAGCGGGGGCGCGTGGACGTGGTCGTGAGCTCGACGGACAAGAACCTCCTGACACCTGTGGGTGGGGGGATCGTGTACGCGCCGGACGAGGAGACACTCCAGAAGGTTTCCAGGGCTTATCCGGGCCGCGCCAGCGCGGCACCGGTGGTCCACGCGTTAATCTCGATGCTCTCCTTGGGGATGAAGGGATACCGGCGCCTGATGCGGAGGCAGAAGGAGTGCAAAGCGCTTTTGGATGAGCTGTTGGAGGATCTTGAGGCTCGTCGAGACGACGTCCGCGTGCTCGACGTGGATAATCCGATAGCCTCGGCGGTCGCCGTAGAAGGGCACGATCCCGTGGACCTCGCAGCCAGGCTGTACGTGAGAAGGGTCACGGGACCGAGGGGTGTTCGCGCGGACGATCCGTTCGGAACCAGCCGGCTCCGAGGGTACCATTCGAACTACATCACAATCAACGCTGCCATCGGTGTTCGAGAGGAGGACGTCGAAACGGCCGTCGAAAGGCTTGAGCGGGAGCTGGAGGGTGGATGA
- a CDS encoding serine/threonine-protein kinase RIO2 codes for MTGDNEATEVDKRDIALLRALEGLSRAFEWVPEDKLLERLPMDYSELATRLEKLDSLGLIDYRYIPTYQTYAARMKERAYDTLALWDMKKHHVYERLGTIIGEGKEATIVNAKDHEDEWVAIKLHRYHAPEFRRIKKTLAYAAVKVRGEELRVDDHRIDVPRAKAQVEMKVLQHLHSKGFPVPEPRAINRHAVAMDMIEGHAPGIPAPLLAKIKVKNPEEALEVILEDYREIVLDGHYVHGDFSEHNILVTPDGELYYVDWPQAVPIEHPSAPKLCYRDLKNVIEHFRRKYRIRVPDPKEVYDEIADDLQSLMEEKKEEYERHKKAAERTLERFEESVERVESKREGRKIRQEEDEEDRVPRDSDGGG; via the coding sequence GTGACGGGTGACAACGAAGCGACCGAAGTCGACAAGCGCGATATCGCCTTACTCCGTGCCTTAGAGGGCCTGAGTAGGGCCTTCGAGTGGGTTCCCGAGGACAAGCTGCTGGAACGGTTGCCGATGGATTACTCGGAGCTGGCAACCCGGCTGGAGAAGCTGGATTCCCTTGGGCTAATCGATTACCGGTACATACCGACGTACCAGACCTACGCCGCCAGGATGAAGGAGCGGGCCTACGACACCCTCGCTCTGTGGGACATGAAGAAACACCACGTCTACGAGCGGCTTGGAACGATCATAGGTGAGGGCAAAGAGGCGACAATCGTGAACGCGAAGGACCATGAGGACGAGTGGGTGGCTATCAAACTGCACAGATACCACGCTCCGGAGTTCAGGAGGATCAAGAAGACGCTCGCGTACGCCGCTGTGAAAGTTCGTGGGGAAGAACTCCGAGTGGACGACCACCGCATCGACGTACCGCGCGCCAAGGCCCAGGTTGAGATGAAGGTACTCCAGCACCTTCACTCCAAGGGGTTCCCCGTACCGGAACCCCGGGCCATCAACCGTCACGCGGTCGCCATGGACATGATCGAGGGGCACGCCCCTGGTATACCTGCCCCACTGCTCGCAAAGATCAAGGTTAAGAACCCTGAAGAGGCCCTCGAAGTCATCCTGGAAGACTACCGGGAGATCGTCTTGGATGGTCACTACGTTCACGGCGACTTCAGCGAGCATAACATTTTGGTCACACCTGATGGTGAACTGTACTACGTCGACTGGCCTCAGGCCGTGCCGATCGAGCACCCCTCAGCACCGAAGCTCTGCTACCGCGACCTCAAGAACGTAATCGAGCATTTCAGACGTAAGTACAGGATACGCGTTCCCGACCCGAAAGAGGTGTACGACGAGATAGCGGATGATCTCCAGTCGCTGATGGAGGAGAAGAAAGAGGAGTACGAACGGCACAAGAAAGCCGCCGAGAGAACACTCGAGAGGTTCGAGGAGAGCGTCGAGCGGGTGGAGAGTAAGCGTGAAGGTCGTAAGATCAGACAGGAGGAGGATGAAGAGGACAGGGTTCCCAGAGATAGTGATGGCGGAGGGTAA
- a CDS encoding methionine synthase, giving the protein MRPVVTVVGSHPVDHEPTLKDRLLEKLRRRSAYAPAIHKAVRDQTEAGVELISDGQVRGDMIEIFVSHIPGMTVEDGPAVIGRVEPPRFSPLVLDYREAIRVAGEVEVKAVLTGPVTLCYSLEVRTDLYPSNDHPSLLKDVARVLAAEARLLRREGASVLQVDEPILSAGVTSVEKVARYVNTVLRAFKGGTRVLHVCGDVTEVYYDLEENIDADVFDHEFAGHPENLEVVAEGDSPVGVGVVRSDTDRVESLDEAVRILEEVREAMGDRIEFVDPDCGLRKLPREVAKKKLEVVRKARDRVFR; this is encoded by the coding sequence GTGAGGCCTGTGGTGACGGTCGTGGGCAGCCACCCGGTCGACCACGAGCCCACGCTTAAAGATCGTCTCCTCGAGAAACTCAGAAGGAGGTCCGCCTACGCCCCCGCCATACACAAAGCCGTCCGCGACCAGACGGAGGCTGGTGTGGAGCTGATCTCTGATGGCCAGGTTCGTGGGGACATGATCGAGATCTTCGTCTCTCACATTCCCGGGATGACCGTCGAAGACGGTCCCGCGGTGATAGGTCGAGTGGAGCCACCCAGGTTCTCGCCCCTAGTGCTCGATTACCGCGAGGCTATTCGGGTCGCGGGGGAGGTCGAAGTCAAGGCGGTCCTCACCGGCCCGGTCACGCTGTGTTACTCCCTCGAGGTGCGTACGGATCTTTATCCTTCCAACGACCATCCCAGTCTCTTGAAGGACGTGGCGCGGGTCCTGGCGGCGGAGGCTCGGTTACTCCGGCGCGAAGGAGCGAGCGTACTGCAGGTGGATGAGCCGATACTGTCGGCCGGTGTGACCTCCGTCGAGAAGGTGGCTCGATACGTGAACACCGTCCTGAGGGCGTTTAAGGGTGGTACTAGAGTCCTACACGTGTGTGGAGACGTTACCGAAGTATACTACGATCTCGAGGAGAACATCGACGCCGACGTGTTCGACCACGAATTCGCCGGTCACCCCGAGAACCTCGAGGTCGTCGCCGAAGGAGACAGCCCAGTTGGTGTCGGAGTGGTGCGCTCAGATACCGATCGCGTCGAGAGTTTGGACGAGGCGGTAAGGATTCTGGAGGAGGTGCGGGAGGCGATGGGGGACCGTATCGAGTTCGTGGACCCCGACTGTGGTCTCCGGAAGCTACCCCGTGAGGTAGCCAAGAAGAAGCTCGAAGTGGTCCGTAAGGCTAGGGACCGTGTATTCCGTTAA
- a CDS encoding tetrahydromethanopterin S-methyltransferase subunit B translates to MLIDPESQIAMDAVTGAVAEWSEDVVTLDVMPLYEKVEELDQYVNDMMRAMDPSTTTWGTLPGREGTHETASFLTNFTHGFVIGTMIVALVAFTLAAVYKLHALRLLGL, encoded by the coding sequence GTGCTCATCGACCCAGAGAGCCAGATCGCGATGGATGCCGTGACCGGGGCCGTAGCGGAGTGGAGCGAGGACGTGGTGACGCTGGACGTCATGCCGCTGTACGAGAAGGTTGAGGAGCTCGATCAATACGTTAACGACATGATGCGTGCCATGGACCCATCCACCACGACTTGGGGCACGCTGCCCGGTCGCGAGGGTACACATGAGACGGCCAGCTTCCTTACCAACTTCACCCACGGTTTCGTCATAGGTACGATGATAGTGGCGCTCGTAGCTTTCACCCTCGCGGCCGTGTACAAGCTCCACGCCCTGCGCCTTCTCGGCCTTTAA
- a CDS encoding methanogenesis marker 14 protein: MGLLSKLFRRGPKPQIAESERITGPMAVSRNYYIVASVELGNTTTKCILTATDLKEGVTYLVHKEVRMTRDVRPPRSGEEVFGKTVWGVELTRNSVAEMVADTLKSAVRNANIRVEDVHFVVRSTGVTAGFASPEEVGEMIKALADGCLKAGVPPNRMTAAMSKEQIPEPFREYSLIDKVYFDGAVTGVKPPAGKEVVANEMEGELVMAGIKVGAKSTKVDFRNPCVAIDYGTTLAGRITNDELPYADTIGNLCGLAGAIMDAIARGCGEIDEETGCALDLPSDVEPDVGEKARELAEEAHEYIDIREVPSNRERFGTVPVNPRAAKKAGLKLLGCDVGENGSDLPRLTEIGREAYEEGGYELLFGVLDWTATLIAKRLIETALDLDLIDENTAIGITGRAGTTGKKPELICRMIAEDFGDYWDPEKDLVFVDDGLARGAATMARCMNCLGTPENPLGGNRGGGCILGLRIKHQQ; this comes from the coding sequence ATGGGATTACTCTCCAAGCTCTTCCGACGCGGACCCAAGCCTCAGATCGCCGAGAGCGAGCGGATCACGGGTCCCATGGCCGTCAGCCGAAACTACTACATCGTGGCCTCCGTCGAGCTGGGCAATACGACCACTAAATGCATTCTCACAGCTACCGACTTGAAGGAAGGTGTCACGTACCTGGTTCATAAGGAGGTACGAATGACCAGGGACGTGCGCCCACCTAGGTCCGGAGAGGAAGTGTTCGGGAAGACCGTGTGGGGTGTAGAGCTCACGCGGAACTCCGTAGCCGAGATGGTGGCTGACACGCTCAAGTCGGCGGTCAGGAACGCCAACATCCGGGTTGAGGACGTCCACTTTGTCGTACGCTCTACGGGTGTGACAGCAGGGTTCGCGTCCCCGGAGGAGGTCGGCGAGATGATCAAGGCGCTCGCTGATGGATGCTTGAAGGCCGGAGTGCCTCCCAACAGGATGACGGCGGCCATGAGTAAGGAGCAGATCCCAGAGCCCTTCAGGGAGTACTCTCTCATCGACAAGGTGTACTTCGACGGTGCTGTCACCGGCGTGAAGCCGCCGGCCGGGAAGGAGGTCGTGGCCAACGAGATGGAAGGAGAGCTGGTGATGGCCGGCATCAAGGTCGGCGCCAAGTCCACGAAGGTGGATTTCCGTAACCCTTGCGTGGCCATAGATTACGGGACCACCCTAGCAGGCAGGATCACCAACGACGAGCTCCCCTACGCGGATACGATCGGGAACCTTTGCGGTCTCGCCGGTGCGATCATGGACGCGATCGCCAGAGGATGCGGGGAGATCGACGAGGAGACAGGATGCGCCCTAGACTTACCCTCTGACGTCGAGCCCGACGTAGGTGAGAAGGCCCGCGAGCTGGCGGAGGAGGCGCACGAGTACATCGACATCCGTGAGGTACCTTCTAATCGGGAGCGTTTCGGTACGGTTCCGGTGAACCCTAGGGCCGCGAAGAAGGCGGGTCTCAAACTCCTCGGCTGTGACGTCGGCGAGAACGGTAGCGACCTACCCCGGCTCACCGAGATCGGTCGTGAGGCGTACGAGGAGGGGGGTTACGAGCTACTCTTCGGCGTCCTAGACTGGACCGCGACGCTGATCGCCAAACGTCTGATCGAGACGGCCCTCGACCTCGATTTGATCGACGAAAACACAGCGATCGGGATCACCGGACGCGCCGGCACTACCGGAAAGAAGCCGGAGCTGATCTGTCGGATGATCGCTGAGGATTTCGGGGATTACTGGGACCCTGAGAAAGACCTCGTCTTCGTCGATGACGGACTCGCCCGAGGCGCTGCCACGATGGCACGATGCATGAACTGTCTCGGGACCCCGGAGAACCCGTTGGGAGGGAACCGGGGCGGGGGTTGTATCCTCGGTCTCAGGATCAAACACCAGCAGTAG
- a CDS encoding cobaltochelatase subunit CobN yields the protein MRVLCVCPGTMLRAARDVAERFSELEIDVAYQDDPIDPNRYDLIVLLKATNVNLPTDHDAEVVAVPLDGSTGIQRLNTVPSSVVERAAEYLEKGGKENLENMLRLLASEVLGIQTSYDPPEEKPWDGVYHPDLGYAEHASELLGEMDGEPVIGVYTSRESWIWENTEIPNAIRAVEDEGAAAIGVFTKPGRGRPIHELLSEDGDAIVDALLVTKKPSLKRGYERGFESFEKLGVPVLNAVVSWYTDRKSWRESERGLSPADVAYGVSLSELQGRIDPVLVGTKRDRGGFEPLPERCRLAARRAIRWAQLRRKDPSERRVAVVLNNGICSGGEAKIGAAMGLDTFESLAQLLQRMAEEGYRLDWVPKDGRELEREFFRRKAFNEFKRTHVEDIVASGGVVDLVPLDKYLEWFEELPEELQERMVETWGEPPGDSMVLDDHLIIAGIRTGNVFLAVQPKRGCAGTECNGRVCKILHDPHCPPTHHYYAFYRWIRDEFRADVLLHSGTHGTLEWLPGKSVGLSWECWPEVCLGDLPVVYWYIVSNPSEGVQAKRRGYSTLVDHCPPPMGTTEAGIEEFEERLEETLRDPNCKDRRLFEEWEVRSGAFIEKGLHVIGEPAYDPERLSEFLFALCRNRLREMIAGSVGLDLEELTERPEAENDLFGATNAEVLLSTR from the coding sequence TTGCGAGTCCTGTGCGTGTGTCCCGGCACGATGTTGAGAGCCGCACGAGACGTCGCGGAGCGGTTCTCCGAGCTGGAAATCGACGTAGCCTACCAGGACGATCCGATCGACCCGAACCGGTACGATCTCATCGTGCTACTGAAGGCGACTAACGTGAACCTCCCGACGGATCACGACGCCGAGGTCGTCGCCGTACCACTCGACGGTTCCACCGGGATACAGCGTTTGAACACCGTTCCGTCGAGCGTCGTCGAGCGGGCCGCGGAGTACCTTGAGAAGGGCGGGAAGGAAAACCTCGAGAACATGCTCCGCCTCTTGGCAAGTGAAGTGTTGGGGATTCAGACCAGTTACGACCCGCCGGAGGAGAAACCGTGGGACGGCGTTTACCACCCGGATCTCGGTTACGCCGAACACGCCTCCGAGCTCCTGGGTGAGATGGACGGTGAGCCCGTGATCGGTGTCTACACAAGCCGCGAGTCCTGGATCTGGGAAAACACGGAGATCCCGAATGCGATCCGTGCGGTCGAGGACGAGGGTGCGGCCGCGATCGGGGTCTTCACGAAGCCCGGTCGTGGTCGTCCGATCCACGAGCTGCTGTCCGAGGACGGTGATGCGATCGTGGACGCCCTACTGGTCACGAAGAAACCCTCCCTGAAGCGCGGTTACGAGCGCGGGTTCGAGTCGTTCGAGAAGCTCGGTGTACCCGTCCTGAACGCCGTGGTGTCGTGGTACACCGACCGGAAGAGTTGGCGGGAGTCAGAGCGAGGACTCTCGCCGGCCGACGTTGCGTACGGAGTATCCCTATCGGAGCTCCAGGGTAGGATCGATCCGGTGCTAGTCGGGACCAAGCGCGATCGTGGAGGGTTCGAACCCTTACCCGAGCGGTGCCGGCTCGCCGCACGACGTGCTATTCGGTGGGCTCAACTCAGACGCAAGGACCCCTCCGAGCGTCGCGTCGCCGTGGTGCTCAACAACGGAATATGTTCCGGAGGGGAGGCGAAGATAGGTGCGGCCATGGGGTTGGACACGTTCGAGAGTCTCGCTCAACTGCTGCAGCGCATGGCTGAGGAGGGGTACCGACTCGATTGGGTACCCAAGGACGGTCGGGAGCTGGAGCGTGAATTCTTTCGAAGGAAGGCCTTTAACGAGTTCAAGCGCACGCACGTGGAGGATATCGTCGCGTCCGGCGGAGTCGTTGACCTCGTTCCCCTCGATAAGTACCTAGAGTGGTTCGAAGAGCTCCCGGAGGAGCTCCAGGAGCGTATGGTCGAAACCTGGGGTGAACCTCCGGGCGACTCCATGGTGCTCGACGACCACCTCATTATCGCCGGGATCCGAACGGGAAACGTGTTCCTGGCCGTTCAACCGAAGCGCGGCTGCGCCGGCACCGAGTGCAACGGACGCGTTTGCAAGATCCTTCACGATCCACACTGCCCGCCGACTCACCATTATTACGCATTCTACCGGTGGATCAGGGACGAGTTCCGGGCCGACGTGTTACTCCACTCCGGCACTCACGGAACCCTTGAATGGTTACCTGGGAAGTCCGTGGGACTGTCCTGGGAGTGTTGGCCCGAGGTGTGTTTGGGTGACCTACCGGTGGTATACTGGTACATCGTCAGCAACCCCTCGGAGGGCGTCCAGGCCAAACGCCGCGGGTACTCGACGCTCGTGGATCACTGCCCTCCCCCGATGGGGACCACTGAGGCCGGCATCGAGGAGTTCGAGGAGCGGCTCGAAGAGACGCTGCGCGACCCGAACTGCAAGGACCGGAGGCTCTTTGAGGAATGGGAGGTCCGCTCCGGAGCCTTCATCGAAAAGGGTTTACACGTGATAGGCGAACCCGCGTACGACCCGGAGCGTCTCTCGGAGTTCCTGTTCGCCCTCTGTAGAAACAGACTCCGAGAGATGATCGCGGGGTCGGTTGGTCTGGATCTGGAGGAGCTGACCGAACGTCCAGAGGCTGAGAACGATCTGTTCGGCGCCACGAACGCCGAGGTGCTGCTCTCGACGCGGTAA
- the mtrA gene encoding tetrahydromethanopterin S-methyltransferase subunit A, which translates to MPEKAEPAEGWPVVEGDYVVGDPEAPVHVVTLGSHIEEDILKAAGEDKVAIAGPCKTENIGIEKVVANVISNPNIRFCVLCGAEVTGHLTGQCFKAMYENGVDPNSGEIIGAEGAIPYLENLPEEAVERYRDQIVELVDLIDVEDVDEIVKAIEECVEKDPGAYEEGPMTISLEEEEEEELAEVVGMPVSAETVTVEYRINDVRVGVKSIGAMQRYMAGYLSGRTMGLLIGIISGTIFLFLPMVVLGGV; encoded by the coding sequence GTGCCCGAGAAAGCCGAACCGGCCGAGGGTTGGCCCGTAGTCGAGGGAGACTACGTCGTAGGTGATCCTGAAGCTCCTGTCCATGTAGTCACGCTCGGATCCCACATCGAGGAAGACATCCTGAAGGCTGCCGGTGAGGACAAGGTAGCCATCGCCGGTCCCTGCAAGACCGAGAACATCGGAATTGAGAAGGTCGTAGCCAACGTCATCTCCAACCCGAACATCAGGTTTTGCGTGCTCTGTGGTGCTGAGGTAACCGGCCACCTCACGGGTCAGTGCTTCAAGGCTATGTACGAGAACGGTGTCGATCCGAATTCCGGAGAGATCATCGGGGCAGAGGGTGCCATCCCGTACCTGGAGAACCTCCCGGAGGAGGCCGTTGAGCGTTACCGGGACCAGATCGTGGAGCTCGTCGACCTCATCGACGTTGAGGACGTTGACGAGATCGTCAAGGCGATCGAGGAGTGCGTGGAGAAGGATCCAGGAGCATACGAGGAGGGTCCGATGACAATCTCACTCGAGGAGGAGGAAGAGGAGGAACTCGCGGAAGTCGTCGGGATGCCTGTATCCGCGGAGACCGTGACCGTGGAGTACCGCATCAACGACGTGCGAGTCGGAGTGAAGAGTATCGGCGCCATGCAGCGGTACATGGCAGGCTACCTGTCGGGACGCACGATGGGATTGTTGATAGGTATCATCTCAGGTACGATCTTCCTGTTCCTGCCGATGGTCGTCCTGGGAGGCGTCTGA
- the mtrH gene encoding tetrahydromethanopterin S-methyltransferase subunit H, with amino-acid sequence MFYYPGKEQKVCDICGVKVGGQPGEYPTVLAGTIFYAGHKIVKDEDKGIFDEEAAEDLIKMEEELADETGNPMMAHIMGESEEAIIRYLDWVADVTDAPIIVDSTEADVKVAAVKHAQEVGLAERVIYNSINASVEDEEIQAIKESDCNSAIVLAFNPMDASVEGRMKILTEGEEGVSEKGMMEISDECGIENPLIDTAYTPFGSGAGTAYKVTLAVKAKLGLPVGGAPHNVPSAWDWLRDFLKKLKEEGKEEWAKLAHESSDWGSNVVAATLCCDYLLFGPIENAPAIWPVVAMVDALIVEANEDVGVEPQVEEHPANIVR; translated from the coding sequence TTGTTCTACTACCCTGGTAAGGAGCAGAAAGTGTGCGACATTTGCGGTGTGAAGGTCGGTGGCCAGCCCGGTGAGTACCCGACTGTGCTGGCCGGAACCATCTTCTACGCCGGACACAAGATCGTGAAGGACGAGGACAAGGGGATCTTCGACGAGGAGGCTGCCGAGGATCTCATCAAGATGGAGGAGGAGCTCGCCGATGAGACCGGTAACCCGATGATGGCCCACATCATGGGTGAGTCGGAAGAGGCCATTATCCGATACCTAGATTGGGTAGCCGACGTCACCGACGCACCCATTATCGTGGACTCCACCGAAGCCGATGTTAAGGTCGCGGCGGTAAAGCACGCTCAGGAAGTCGGTCTCGCCGAGCGGGTCATCTACAACTCGATCAACGCCTCCGTTGAGGACGAAGAGATCCAGGCCATCAAGGAGTCCGACTGCAACTCTGCGATCGTCCTGGCCTTCAACCCGATGGACGCTTCCGTCGAGGGTCGTATGAAGATCCTCACCGAGGGCGAGGAAGGAGTGTCCGAGAAGGGCATGATGGAGATCTCCGATGAGTGCGGCATCGAGAACCCGCTGATCGACACAGCCTACACACCGTTCGGTTCCGGTGCGGGTACCGCTTACAAGGTGACGCTTGCGGTGAAGGCCAAACTGGGACTGCCGGTGGGTGGTGCGCCCCACAACGTACCGTCAGCTTGGGACTGGCTACGTGACTTCTTGAAGAAGCTCAAGGAGGAAGGCAAGGAAGAGTGGGCCAAACTGGCTCACGAGTCATCCGACTGGGGCTCCAACGTAGTAGCGGCGACGCTGTGCTGTGATTACCTGCTGTTCGGTCCGATCGAGAACGCACCGGCGATCTGGCCGGTCGTCGCCATGGTCGACGCGCTGATCGTCGAGGCCAACGAGGATGTCGGAGTCGAGCCGCAGGTGGAAGAGCACCCCGCCAACATCGTCCGCTAA
- a CDS encoding EamA family transporter, translated as MKAETYALLAALLWGLAPVIEKVGLRGMDPMTATLIRSLAAVAFLAVVCPAVGRSQMDGMKYVGYMIVGGILAGGLGLYLYYMALSSGQASRIVPLSSTYPLFATLFSMLVLRERPSVETVIGCVLIVVGAVLVSRE; from the coding sequence ATGAAGGCAGAGACGTACGCACTGTTGGCGGCGTTACTGTGGGGCCTAGCGCCGGTGATCGAGAAGGTTGGACTACGTGGAATGGACCCCATGACAGCCACCCTGATCCGGAGCCTGGCGGCGGTAGCGTTCCTCGCGGTAGTGTGTCCGGCCGTCGGTAGGTCGCAGATGGATGGCATGAAGTACGTCGGCTACATGATCGTCGGCGGGATATTGGCCGGAGGGTTGGGACTGTACCTTTATTATATGGCCCTCAGCTCCGGGCAGGCCTCCAGAATCGTACCGTTGTCGAGCACGTATCCGCTGTTCGCAACATTGTTTTCCATGCTGGTCCTGAGGGAGCGGCCTAGTGTCGAGACGGTGATCGGATGCGTACTGATAGTGGTTGGAGCGGTCCTGGTCAGCAGGGAGTGA
- the mtrG gene encoding tetrahydromethanopterin S-methyltransferase subunit MtrG: protein MLAEEESVPKMVAPEDDIREIHSRLDEIERRLDFVWGEVYQRFGKRIGRDVGILYGLVIGLYLCMLYILLGVAFR from the coding sequence ATGTTGGCGGAAGAGGAATCCGTCCCCAAAATGGTCGCACCGGAAGACGACATCCGCGAGATCCACTCACGCTTGGACGAGATCGAGCGTCGCCTGGACTTCGTGTGGGGTGAAGTTTACCAGCGCTTCGGCAAGAGGATCGGTCGAGACGTGGGGATCCTTTACGGTCTGGTGATCGGGCTGTACCTGTGTATGCTTTACATCCTGCTGGGAGTAGCGTTCAGGTGA